A genomic region of Bradyrhizobium sp. ORS 278 contains the following coding sequences:
- a CDS encoding NAD(P)/FAD-dependent oxidoreductase, which translates to MPHYTDIAIIGGGLAGSITAAMLGRAGIAAILVDPHVVYPPDFRIEKISGAEQIARFRCTGVADKALHRATLAAENWIARFGYVLDRAPVHQYGILYDALVAAVREEIPSPVLKIAAKATAITPGEDRQSVVLSNGETISARLVVLSNGLNVGLRHQLGITRTITSPAHSISVGFDLEPVGSAAFPFPAMTYFQERAGARVPYITLFPIGARMRANLFAYREVDDPWLRAVRHHPAETLAAALPGLKRITGETAVSGEVKVRPADLIVNSGYRMPGVVLVGDAFCTTCPVTGTGSDKVFTDVERLCNVHIPRWLATHGMSEAKIATYYDDPVKTACDAWSLQKAWQFREVSVGTGPYWLAQRWARFAVSLGRGVRHRMVGAPVAATARSPDERSDIRGLTHSP; encoded by the coding sequence ATGCCCCACTATACCGACATCGCGATCATCGGCGGCGGGCTGGCCGGCTCGATCACGGCGGCCATGCTCGGGCGCGCCGGCATCGCGGCGATTCTGGTCGATCCGCACGTGGTTTATCCGCCGGATTTCCGAATCGAGAAGATCTCGGGCGCGGAGCAGATCGCGCGCTTCCGCTGCACCGGGGTGGCCGACAAGGCGCTGCACCGGGCGACCTTGGCGGCCGAGAACTGGATCGCCCGATTCGGCTATGTGCTCGATCGGGCGCCGGTCCATCAATACGGCATTCTCTACGATGCGCTGGTCGCGGCCGTTCGCGAGGAGATCCCCTCTCCAGTCCTGAAAATCGCGGCCAAGGCCACCGCGATCACCCCCGGCGAGGACCGACAGTCCGTCGTTCTCTCCAACGGCGAGACGATCTCGGCCCGGCTGGTCGTGCTCTCCAATGGCCTGAACGTCGGCCTGCGGCATCAGCTGGGAATCACTCGCACCATCACCAGCCCTGCCCATTCAATCTCGGTCGGTTTCGACCTGGAGCCGGTCGGCAGCGCTGCGTTCCCGTTCCCTGCCATGACCTATTTCCAGGAGCGCGCCGGCGCCCGCGTGCCCTACATCACCCTGTTCCCGATCGGCGCCCGCATGCGGGCGAATCTGTTCGCCTACCGCGAGGTCGACGATCCCTGGCTGCGGGCGGTCCGGCACCATCCAGCTGAGACGCTCGCGGCTGCCCTGCCCGGCCTCAAGCGGATCACCGGCGAGACCGCCGTCAGCGGTGAGGTCAAGGTCCGGCCGGCCGACCTCATTGTAAACAGCGGCTACAGAATGCCCGGCGTGGTTCTGGTCGGCGATGCCTTCTGCACCACCTGCCCGGTCACCGGCACCGGCTCCGACAAGGTCTTCACCGACGTCGAGCGGCTGTGCAACGTCCACATCCCGCGTTGGCTGGCCACCCACGGCATGAGCGAAGCCAAGATCGCGACCTATTACGATGACCCGGTCAAGACCGCCTGCGATGCCTGGTCGCTGCAGAAGGCTTGGCAATTCCGCGAGGTGTCGGTCGGCACAGGCCCGTATTGGCTAGCGCAACGCTGGGCGCGCTTCGCGGTGTCGCTCGGCCGCGGCGTGCGGCATCGGATGGTCGGCGCCCCGGTCGCGGCTACCGCTCGTAGCCCGGATGAGCGCAGCGATATCCGGGGTCTCACACACAGCCCATGA
- a CDS encoding ABC transporter ATP-binding protein: MSPKKPESKSGSGPASKSGKKRGSKSSSTSGSPGESADDRIAGERIAAAAGAAAEIAKRLSGTAPSPPAPEAPQAPQASQAPQASQAPQASQAPETPLVADPPLTSEAPQASEQPQAAKVPEAAKPQQASKPVQAVRPPQATKPPQASKPPQAGKPVPPPSDEDDEEDDEDDLDDDDDDEDLVVYSAREAAGALATIYGFVSPLLGKYKKMLAFVTIGVLIETLFNVIMPLSLKFLIDDALGEEDFEALYRILGVLAVAGIFTSIVAVLYERWDARLAACVISDVRTRLFDHVQNLPAAYFQRTKRGEILSRFSVDMSAFEGVIKSFANSAALPLLELIAGIILMLFLNWQLAAIALLVFPITLIGPRILTPKAVQANYEQKLNEATLLGVIQENIAAQAVIKAFSLHRKVFGWFSFRNDEARRKIADAMFLSTMVERTVTIAVLLLHLVVLALGAYLATKGQITVGTFVTFESAFWEVSYNIAHVMHFIPVSISSAAAIRHMQELLDEPTRGADRPGAPDLPRISHDITFERVSFQYEGSETPVLDNLSLKLDVGKRIAIVGPSGSGKSTLLNLILRLYVPDEGRVTIDGVDIRKVTRDSLRGSMAVVFQENMLFNMSLRENIRLGKEGATDEEVEEAAKKAEIHRYIMSLPQKYDTLVGERGDTLSGGQRQRIAIARAIIRNPSVLLLDEATSALDQTTEAAINRTLLKVAKGRTMIWSTHRLTSVVEMDEIIVISGGRAIERGSHAELLAKNGTYRKLWDDQGHQPGRQDQVDDEDDDDDDEDDLKDDEDDDEEEE; encoded by the coding sequence ATGTCGCCCAAGAAACCAGAGTCCAAGTCGGGGTCGGGCCCGGCCTCCAAATCGGGCAAGAAGCGAGGTTCGAAATCCAGTTCGACCTCGGGGTCGCCCGGCGAGAGCGCGGACGATCGGATCGCCGGCGAACGAATCGCAGCGGCCGCGGGCGCCGCAGCCGAGATCGCGAAGCGCCTGTCCGGAACCGCCCCGTCGCCGCCAGCGCCAGAGGCTCCCCAAGCGCCGCAGGCCTCTCAAGCGCCGCAGGCCTCTCAAGCGCCGCAGGCCTCTCAAGCGCCGGAGACCCCGCTGGTCGCCGACCCGCCGCTGACATCCGAAGCGCCGCAGGCCTCCGAGCAGCCACAGGCCGCCAAAGTGCCGGAGGCGGCCAAACCGCAGCAAGCATCGAAGCCGGTGCAGGCCGTCAGGCCGCCGCAGGCAACCAAGCCGCCGCAGGCAAGCAAGCCGCCCCAGGCAGGCAAGCCCGTGCCGCCGCCCTCCGACGAAGACGACGAGGAGGACGACGAGGACGATCTCGACGACGACGATGATGACGAGGATCTCGTCGTCTATAGCGCCCGCGAGGCCGCCGGCGCGCTCGCGACGATCTATGGCTTCGTCTCGCCGCTGCTCGGCAAATACAAGAAGATGCTGGCCTTCGTCACGATCGGCGTGCTGATCGAGACGCTGTTCAACGTCATCATGCCGCTGAGCCTGAAGTTCCTGATCGACGACGCGCTCGGCGAGGAGGATTTCGAGGCGCTGTATCGGATCCTCGGCGTGCTCGCGGTCGCAGGCATCTTCACCTCGATCGTCGCGGTGCTCTACGAGCGCTGGGACGCGCGGCTGGCGGCCTGCGTCATCTCGGATGTCCGCACCCGGCTGTTCGACCATGTGCAGAACCTGCCGGCGGCCTATTTCCAGCGCACCAAGCGCGGCGAGATCCTGTCGCGCTTCTCGGTCGACATGTCGGCCTTCGAGGGCGTGATCAAGTCCTTCGCCAACAGCGCCGCGCTGCCGCTGCTCGAGCTCATCGCCGGCATCATCCTGATGCTGTTCCTCAACTGGCAGCTCGCCGCGATCGCGCTGCTGGTGTTCCCGATCACCCTGATCGGCCCGCGCATCCTGACGCCCAAGGCCGTGCAGGCCAATTACGAGCAGAAGCTCAACGAGGCCACGCTGCTCGGCGTGATCCAGGAGAACATCGCAGCCCAAGCGGTGATCAAGGCCTTCAGCTTGCACCGCAAGGTGTTCGGCTGGTTCTCCTTCCGTAACGACGAGGCACGGCGCAAGATCGCGGATGCGATGTTCCTCTCGACCATGGTCGAGCGCACTGTGACCATCGCGGTGCTGCTGCTGCATCTGGTCGTGCTCGCGCTCGGCGCCTATTTGGCGACCAAGGGCCAGATCACGGTCGGCACCTTCGTCACCTTCGAGAGCGCATTCTGGGAGGTGTCCTATAACATCGCCCACGTCATGCACTTCATCCCGGTGTCGATCTCGTCGGCCGCCGCGATCCGCCACATGCAGGAGCTGCTCGACGAGCCGACGCGCGGCGCCGACCGGCCCGGCGCGCCGGACCTGCCGCGCATCAGCCACGACATCACCTTCGAGCGCGTCAGCTTCCAATATGAGGGCAGCGAGACGCCGGTACTCGACAATCTCAGCCTCAAGCTCGATGTCGGCAAGCGCATCGCCATCGTCGGCCCGTCCGGCTCCGGCAAGAGCACGCTGCTCAATCTCATTCTGCGGCTCTACGTGCCGGACGAGGGCCGCGTTACCATCGACGGCGTCGACATCCGCAAGGTGACGCGCGATTCGCTCCGCGGCAGCATGGCGGTCGTGTTCCAGGAGAACATGCTGTTCAACATGTCGCTGCGGGAGAACATCCGGCTCGGCAAGGAAGGCGCAACGGACGAGGAAGTGGAGGAGGCGGCCAAGAAGGCCGAGATCCACCGCTACATCATGAGCCTGCCGCAGAAATACGACACCCTGGTCGGCGAGCGCGGCGACACGCTGTCCGGCGGCCAGCGCCAGCGCATCGCGATCGCCCGCGCCATCATCCGCAATCCTTCCGTGCTGCTGCTCGACGAGGCGACCTCGGCGCTCGACCAGACCACGGAAGCCGCGATCAACCGTACGCTGCTGAAGGTCGCCAAAGGTCGCACCATGATCTGGTCGACCCACCGCCTCACGTCAGTGGTCGAGATGGACGAGATCATCGTCATCTCCGGCGGCCGCGCGATCGAGCGCGGCAGCCACGCCGAGTTGCTCGCCAAGAACGGCACCTACCGCAAGCTATGGGACGACCAGGGTCACCAGCCGGGCCGGCAGGATCAGGTCGACGACGAAGACGATGATGACGATGACGAAGACGACCTCAAGGATGACGAGGACGACGACGAGGAAGAGGAATAG